The following are encoded in a window of Etheostoma cragini isolate CJK2018 chromosome 7, CSU_Ecrag_1.0, whole genome shotgun sequence genomic DNA:
- the zbtb46 gene encoding uncharacterized protein zbtb46 isoform X1, translated as MTEEERTRQDRSEDPADVWRRGFCSATQMNNRKEDMEISSHYRQLLRELNEQRQHGILCDACVIVDGKIFKAHKNVLLGSSRYFKTLYCQVKKGAEPHHQTTVTHLDIVTATGFKAILDFMYSAHLALTSKNVIEVMSAASYLQMTDIVQACHSFIKAALDISIRSEMAEELADFEMGAVVAAGIGGGGGGGGGLGITGAGGGAGTGLGGGGGVGGGGGGGIVGMASEALASIMSGRSTSPWLARRTSPANSSGDSAIASCHEGGSMYGKEDQEPPKSHESQEEACHDSQPAWPHDYRPVTVKEEQVSPASSSHPRDTPRGAAQSQGEQGAGGASGGGGEGPWQPVSGSGRRKNRKNKDTVRHITQQAETNWDRERDRERERDSRPGSPLPSMLAVAGWNYNGQEIPGADVTEPNSSDSRGERLDFFLKQEEPLTTEPSYLGPNESEEAGGGGVGGTISSVANLKAALMSKNSLLSLRAEMMGDDNPLLFEYLPKGAHSLSWLRSNNCCSTLRPGATGATIHNKQGAGSSPLPPLPPLPLLPPHLPPTPPPQPPSSTSSSSSYFPPTPPTTLHPSESRPLEAPGLRAGAPPLRSEGSDMEVEAAVEGPEPSTLPEERVKDKEDMKEYSTALEGDQSPIERDQMGDESCVGGLTVPASVSGAGRGTKGLMVLGKEVGSGKRVLPEPGAWPSQGFACSLCKRLFSSLEHLREHEYRHTLSLMALSLDWPSMHGPYHQSTQPHHQPQSQPSHFHQSLYRPALEEPSQVPARYLCSQCPASFTLKSNADRHEKTIHFKKKLMQCVYCLKNFRDRTDLHRHLSSVHSKERGHTCPACAKAFSTQKNLSTHVKVCCQVGSVPGDVLGRGTGMEVCQGGVIDSLWRLSQEMKVENHDLSINLEN; from the exons atgacagaagaggagaggacaCGACAGGACAGAAGTGAGGATCCAG CAGACGTTTGGAGGAGAGGCTTTTGTTCAGCTACACAGATGAACAACAGGAAGGAGGACATGGAGATCTCCTCTCACTACCGTCAGCTCCTCAGAGAGCTCAATGAGCAGAGGCAGCACGGCATCCTCTGCGACGCCTGTGTCATCGTGGATGGAAAGATCTTCAAGGCCCATAAGAACGTGCTCCTGGGCTCCTCACGCTACTTCAAGACTCTTTACTGCCAG GTTAAAAAAGGGGCAGAGCCTCACCACCAGACTACTGTCACTCACCTGGACATTGTCACGGCGACAGGCTTCAAAGCCATACTGGACTTCATGTACTCGGCCCACCTCGCTCTCACCAGTAAGAATGTGATCGAGGTCATGTCAGCCGCCAGCTACCTGCAGATGACGGACATTGTCCAGGCATGCCACAGCTTCATCAAGGCTGCGCTGGACATCAGCATCCGCTCCGAGATGGCGGAGGAACTGGCTGACTTTGAGATGGgagctgttgttgctgctggcataggcggaggtggaggaggtggaggaggactGGGTATAACAGGTGCAGGGGGTGGTGCAGGAACAGGtttaggaggaggaggaggagtaggaggaggaggaggaggaggaattgTGGGCATGGCTTCTGAAGCCCTTGCCTCCATCATGTCTGGTCGCAGCACCTCCCCTTGGCTGGCGCGCCGCACCAGCCCCGCCAACTCTTCTGGGGACTCGGCCATCGCCAGCTGCCACGAGGGAGGCAGCATGTATGGCAAGGAGGACCAAGAACCCCCCAAGAGCCATGAGAGCCAGGAAGAAGCCTGCCACGACTCCCAGCCTGCCTGGCCACACGACTACAGGCCTGTCACCGTCAAAGAGGAACAGGTGTCCCCCGCCTCCTCCTCACATCCCCGGGACACTCCCAGAGGGGCAGCCCAGAGCCAGGGGGAGCAAGGGGCTGGAGGGGCTtctggaggaggtggagagggaCCCTGGCAACCCGTATCAGGGTCAGGGCGGAGGAAGAACAGGAAGAACAAAGACACTGTTAGGCATATTACCCAGCAGGCTGAGACAAACTGGGACAGAGAGCgggacagggagagagaaagggacagtAGGCCGGGATCTCCTCTGCCCTCCATGCTGGCTGTGGCAGGATGGAACTACAACGGACAGGAAATCCCAG GGGCAGACGTGACCGAACCCAACAGCTCAGACAGCCGCGGCGAACGCCTCGACTTCTTCCTCAAGCAGGAAGAGCCTCTCACCACAGAGCCCAGCTACCTGGGTCCCAACGAATCAGAAGAGGCCGGGGGAGGAGGCGTGGGTGGAACAATCTCATCTGTAGCCAATCTGAAGGCGGCGCTGATGAGTAAGAACAGCCTGCTGTCTCTGCGGGCTGAGATGATGGGAGATGATAACCCTTTGTTGTTTGAGTACCTGCCCAAAGGAGCACACTCCCTGTCTT GGCTCCGCTCCAACAACTGCTGCAGCACGCTCCGGCCAGGGGCCACGGGGGCCACTATTCATAACAAACAGGGGGCTggctcctctcctcttcctcctcttcctcctcttccacttcttcctcctcatcttccaccaacaccaccaccacaaccgcCATcgtcaacatcatcatcatcatcatacttCCCACCCACTCCGCCTACAACACTGCACCCCTCTGAGTCTCGGCCCCTGGAGGCCCCCGGTCTGCGGGCCGGGGCACCCCCGCTGCGCTCAGAAGGGTCAGACATGGAAGTGGAAGCGGCCGTTGAGGGCCCAGAGCCCTCCACCTTGCCTGAG GAGCGtgtaaaagacaaagaagacatgaaagagtaCAGCACAG CCTTGGAAGGTGACCAGTCTCCTATCGAGAGGGATCAGATGGGCGATGAGAGCTGTGTTGGTGGCTTGACTGTGCCTGCGTCAGTGTCAGGGGCTGGCAGAGGAACTAAAGGGCTGATGGTGCTGGGCAAAGAGGTTGGGTCCGGGAAAAGAGTCCTGCCAGAGCCCGGTGCCTGGCCCTCACAGGGGTTTGCCTGCTCCCTGTGCAAACGGCTGTTTAGCAGCCTGGAGCACCTCAGGGAACACGAGTACCGCCACACCCTGTCTCTGATGGCCTTGTCTCTGGACTGGCCGAGCATGCACGGCCCGTACCACCAATCTACCCAGCCCCATCACCAGCCACAATCCCAGCCTAGCCACTTCCACCAGTCCCTTTACCGCCCTGCATTGGAAGAGCCAAGCCAAGTGCCGGCGCGCTACCTCTGCTCCCAGTGCCCCGCCAGCTTCACCCTCAAATCCAATGCAGACCGACACGAAAAGACCATCCACTTTAAGAAGAAGCTGATGCAGTGTGTGTACTGTCTGAAAAACTTCAGAGACCGCACAGACCTGCA
- the zbtb46 gene encoding uncharacterized protein zbtb46 isoform X2, with amino-acid sequence MTEEERTRQDRSEDPDVWRRGFCSATQMNNRKEDMEISSHYRQLLRELNEQRQHGILCDACVIVDGKIFKAHKNVLLGSSRYFKTLYCQVKKGAEPHHQTTVTHLDIVTATGFKAILDFMYSAHLALTSKNVIEVMSAASYLQMTDIVQACHSFIKAALDISIRSEMAEELADFEMGAVVAAGIGGGGGGGGGLGITGAGGGAGTGLGGGGGVGGGGGGGIVGMASEALASIMSGRSTSPWLARRTSPANSSGDSAIASCHEGGSMYGKEDQEPPKSHESQEEACHDSQPAWPHDYRPVTVKEEQVSPASSSHPRDTPRGAAQSQGEQGAGGASGGGGEGPWQPVSGSGRRKNRKNKDTVRHITQQAETNWDRERDRERERDSRPGSPLPSMLAVAGWNYNGQEIPGADVTEPNSSDSRGERLDFFLKQEEPLTTEPSYLGPNESEEAGGGGVGGTISSVANLKAALMSKNSLLSLRAEMMGDDNPLLFEYLPKGAHSLSWLRSNNCCSTLRPGATGATIHNKQGAGSSPLPPLPPLPLLPPHLPPTPPPQPPSSTSSSSSYFPPTPPTTLHPSESRPLEAPGLRAGAPPLRSEGSDMEVEAAVEGPEPSTLPEERVKDKEDMKEYSTALEGDQSPIERDQMGDESCVGGLTVPASVSGAGRGTKGLMVLGKEVGSGKRVLPEPGAWPSQGFACSLCKRLFSSLEHLREHEYRHTLSLMALSLDWPSMHGPYHQSTQPHHQPQSQPSHFHQSLYRPALEEPSQVPARYLCSQCPASFTLKSNADRHEKTIHFKKKLMQCVYCLKNFRDRTDLHRHLSSVHSKERGHTCPACAKAFSTQKNLSTHVKVCCQVGSVPGDVLGRGTGMEVCQGGVIDSLWRLSQEMKVENHDLSINLEN; translated from the exons atgacagaagaggagaggacaCGACAGGACAGAAGTGAGGATCCAG ACGTTTGGAGGAGAGGCTTTTGTTCAGCTACACAGATGAACAACAGGAAGGAGGACATGGAGATCTCCTCTCACTACCGTCAGCTCCTCAGAGAGCTCAATGAGCAGAGGCAGCACGGCATCCTCTGCGACGCCTGTGTCATCGTGGATGGAAAGATCTTCAAGGCCCATAAGAACGTGCTCCTGGGCTCCTCACGCTACTTCAAGACTCTTTACTGCCAG GTTAAAAAAGGGGCAGAGCCTCACCACCAGACTACTGTCACTCACCTGGACATTGTCACGGCGACAGGCTTCAAAGCCATACTGGACTTCATGTACTCGGCCCACCTCGCTCTCACCAGTAAGAATGTGATCGAGGTCATGTCAGCCGCCAGCTACCTGCAGATGACGGACATTGTCCAGGCATGCCACAGCTTCATCAAGGCTGCGCTGGACATCAGCATCCGCTCCGAGATGGCGGAGGAACTGGCTGACTTTGAGATGGgagctgttgttgctgctggcataggcggaggtggaggaggtggaggaggactGGGTATAACAGGTGCAGGGGGTGGTGCAGGAACAGGtttaggaggaggaggaggagtaggaggaggaggaggaggaggaattgTGGGCATGGCTTCTGAAGCCCTTGCCTCCATCATGTCTGGTCGCAGCACCTCCCCTTGGCTGGCGCGCCGCACCAGCCCCGCCAACTCTTCTGGGGACTCGGCCATCGCCAGCTGCCACGAGGGAGGCAGCATGTATGGCAAGGAGGACCAAGAACCCCCCAAGAGCCATGAGAGCCAGGAAGAAGCCTGCCACGACTCCCAGCCTGCCTGGCCACACGACTACAGGCCTGTCACCGTCAAAGAGGAACAGGTGTCCCCCGCCTCCTCCTCACATCCCCGGGACACTCCCAGAGGGGCAGCCCAGAGCCAGGGGGAGCAAGGGGCTGGAGGGGCTtctggaggaggtggagagggaCCCTGGCAACCCGTATCAGGGTCAGGGCGGAGGAAGAACAGGAAGAACAAAGACACTGTTAGGCATATTACCCAGCAGGCTGAGACAAACTGGGACAGAGAGCgggacagggagagagaaagggacagtAGGCCGGGATCTCCTCTGCCCTCCATGCTGGCTGTGGCAGGATGGAACTACAACGGACAGGAAATCCCAG GGGCAGACGTGACCGAACCCAACAGCTCAGACAGCCGCGGCGAACGCCTCGACTTCTTCCTCAAGCAGGAAGAGCCTCTCACCACAGAGCCCAGCTACCTGGGTCCCAACGAATCAGAAGAGGCCGGGGGAGGAGGCGTGGGTGGAACAATCTCATCTGTAGCCAATCTGAAGGCGGCGCTGATGAGTAAGAACAGCCTGCTGTCTCTGCGGGCTGAGATGATGGGAGATGATAACCCTTTGTTGTTTGAGTACCTGCCCAAAGGAGCACACTCCCTGTCTT GGCTCCGCTCCAACAACTGCTGCAGCACGCTCCGGCCAGGGGCCACGGGGGCCACTATTCATAACAAACAGGGGGCTggctcctctcctcttcctcctcttcctcctcttccacttcttcctcctcatcttccaccaacaccaccaccacaaccgcCATcgtcaacatcatcatcatcatcatacttCCCACCCACTCCGCCTACAACACTGCACCCCTCTGAGTCTCGGCCCCTGGAGGCCCCCGGTCTGCGGGCCGGGGCACCCCCGCTGCGCTCAGAAGGGTCAGACATGGAAGTGGAAGCGGCCGTTGAGGGCCCAGAGCCCTCCACCTTGCCTGAG GAGCGtgtaaaagacaaagaagacatgaaagagtaCAGCACAG CCTTGGAAGGTGACCAGTCTCCTATCGAGAGGGATCAGATGGGCGATGAGAGCTGTGTTGGTGGCTTGACTGTGCCTGCGTCAGTGTCAGGGGCTGGCAGAGGAACTAAAGGGCTGATGGTGCTGGGCAAAGAGGTTGGGTCCGGGAAAAGAGTCCTGCCAGAGCCCGGTGCCTGGCCCTCACAGGGGTTTGCCTGCTCCCTGTGCAAACGGCTGTTTAGCAGCCTGGAGCACCTCAGGGAACACGAGTACCGCCACACCCTGTCTCTGATGGCCTTGTCTCTGGACTGGCCGAGCATGCACGGCCCGTACCACCAATCTACCCAGCCCCATCACCAGCCACAATCCCAGCCTAGCCACTTCCACCAGTCCCTTTACCGCCCTGCATTGGAAGAGCCAAGCCAAGTGCCGGCGCGCTACCTCTGCTCCCAGTGCCCCGCCAGCTTCACCCTCAAATCCAATGCAGACCGACACGAAAAGACCATCCACTTTAAGAAGAAGCTGATGCAGTGTGTGTACTGTCTGAAAAACTTCAGAGACCGCACAGACCTGCA
- the zbtb46 gene encoding uncharacterized protein zbtb46 isoform X3, with translation MNNRKEDMEISSHYRQLLRELNEQRQHGILCDACVIVDGKIFKAHKNVLLGSSRYFKTLYCQVKKGAEPHHQTTVTHLDIVTATGFKAILDFMYSAHLALTSKNVIEVMSAASYLQMTDIVQACHSFIKAALDISIRSEMAEELADFEMGAVVAAGIGGGGGGGGGLGITGAGGGAGTGLGGGGGVGGGGGGGIVGMASEALASIMSGRSTSPWLARRTSPANSSGDSAIASCHEGGSMYGKEDQEPPKSHESQEEACHDSQPAWPHDYRPVTVKEEQVSPASSSHPRDTPRGAAQSQGEQGAGGASGGGGEGPWQPVSGSGRRKNRKNKDTVRHITQQAETNWDRERDRERERDSRPGSPLPSMLAVAGWNYNGQEIPGADVTEPNSSDSRGERLDFFLKQEEPLTTEPSYLGPNESEEAGGGGVGGTISSVANLKAALMSKNSLLSLRAEMMGDDNPLLFEYLPKGAHSLSWLRSNNCCSTLRPGATGATIHNKQGAGSSPLPPLPPLPLLPPHLPPTPPPQPPSSTSSSSSYFPPTPPTTLHPSESRPLEAPGLRAGAPPLRSEGSDMEVEAAVEGPEPSTLPEERVKDKEDMKEYSTALEGDQSPIERDQMGDESCVGGLTVPASVSGAGRGTKGLMVLGKEVGSGKRVLPEPGAWPSQGFACSLCKRLFSSLEHLREHEYRHTLSLMALSLDWPSMHGPYHQSTQPHHQPQSQPSHFHQSLYRPALEEPSQVPARYLCSQCPASFTLKSNADRHEKTIHFKKKLMQCVYCLKNFRDRTDLHRHLSSVHSKERGHTCPACAKAFSTQKNLSTHVKVCCQVGSVPGDVLGRGTGMEVCQGGVIDSLWRLSQEMKVENHDLSINLEN, from the exons ATGAACAACAGGAAGGAGGACATGGAGATCTCCTCTCACTACCGTCAGCTCCTCAGAGAGCTCAATGAGCAGAGGCAGCACGGCATCCTCTGCGACGCCTGTGTCATCGTGGATGGAAAGATCTTCAAGGCCCATAAGAACGTGCTCCTGGGCTCCTCACGCTACTTCAAGACTCTTTACTGCCAG GTTAAAAAAGGGGCAGAGCCTCACCACCAGACTACTGTCACTCACCTGGACATTGTCACGGCGACAGGCTTCAAAGCCATACTGGACTTCATGTACTCGGCCCACCTCGCTCTCACCAGTAAGAATGTGATCGAGGTCATGTCAGCCGCCAGCTACCTGCAGATGACGGACATTGTCCAGGCATGCCACAGCTTCATCAAGGCTGCGCTGGACATCAGCATCCGCTCCGAGATGGCGGAGGAACTGGCTGACTTTGAGATGGgagctgttgttgctgctggcataggcggaggtggaggaggtggaggaggactGGGTATAACAGGTGCAGGGGGTGGTGCAGGAACAGGtttaggaggaggaggaggagtaggaggaggaggaggaggaggaattgTGGGCATGGCTTCTGAAGCCCTTGCCTCCATCATGTCTGGTCGCAGCACCTCCCCTTGGCTGGCGCGCCGCACCAGCCCCGCCAACTCTTCTGGGGACTCGGCCATCGCCAGCTGCCACGAGGGAGGCAGCATGTATGGCAAGGAGGACCAAGAACCCCCCAAGAGCCATGAGAGCCAGGAAGAAGCCTGCCACGACTCCCAGCCTGCCTGGCCACACGACTACAGGCCTGTCACCGTCAAAGAGGAACAGGTGTCCCCCGCCTCCTCCTCACATCCCCGGGACACTCCCAGAGGGGCAGCCCAGAGCCAGGGGGAGCAAGGGGCTGGAGGGGCTtctggaggaggtggagagggaCCCTGGCAACCCGTATCAGGGTCAGGGCGGAGGAAGAACAGGAAGAACAAAGACACTGTTAGGCATATTACCCAGCAGGCTGAGACAAACTGGGACAGAGAGCgggacagggagagagaaagggacagtAGGCCGGGATCTCCTCTGCCCTCCATGCTGGCTGTGGCAGGATGGAACTACAACGGACAGGAAATCCCAG GGGCAGACGTGACCGAACCCAACAGCTCAGACAGCCGCGGCGAACGCCTCGACTTCTTCCTCAAGCAGGAAGAGCCTCTCACCACAGAGCCCAGCTACCTGGGTCCCAACGAATCAGAAGAGGCCGGGGGAGGAGGCGTGGGTGGAACAATCTCATCTGTAGCCAATCTGAAGGCGGCGCTGATGAGTAAGAACAGCCTGCTGTCTCTGCGGGCTGAGATGATGGGAGATGATAACCCTTTGTTGTTTGAGTACCTGCCCAAAGGAGCACACTCCCTGTCTT GGCTCCGCTCCAACAACTGCTGCAGCACGCTCCGGCCAGGGGCCACGGGGGCCACTATTCATAACAAACAGGGGGCTggctcctctcctcttcctcctcttcctcctcttccacttcttcctcctcatcttccaccaacaccaccaccacaaccgcCATcgtcaacatcatcatcatcatcatacttCCCACCCACTCCGCCTACAACACTGCACCCCTCTGAGTCTCGGCCCCTGGAGGCCCCCGGTCTGCGGGCCGGGGCACCCCCGCTGCGCTCAGAAGGGTCAGACATGGAAGTGGAAGCGGCCGTTGAGGGCCCAGAGCCCTCCACCTTGCCTGAG GAGCGtgtaaaagacaaagaagacatgaaagagtaCAGCACAG CCTTGGAAGGTGACCAGTCTCCTATCGAGAGGGATCAGATGGGCGATGAGAGCTGTGTTGGTGGCTTGACTGTGCCTGCGTCAGTGTCAGGGGCTGGCAGAGGAACTAAAGGGCTGATGGTGCTGGGCAAAGAGGTTGGGTCCGGGAAAAGAGTCCTGCCAGAGCCCGGTGCCTGGCCCTCACAGGGGTTTGCCTGCTCCCTGTGCAAACGGCTGTTTAGCAGCCTGGAGCACCTCAGGGAACACGAGTACCGCCACACCCTGTCTCTGATGGCCTTGTCTCTGGACTGGCCGAGCATGCACGGCCCGTACCACCAATCTACCCAGCCCCATCACCAGCCACAATCCCAGCCTAGCCACTTCCACCAGTCCCTTTACCGCCCTGCATTGGAAGAGCCAAGCCAAGTGCCGGCGCGCTACCTCTGCTCCCAGTGCCCCGCCAGCTTCACCCTCAAATCCAATGCAGACCGACACGAAAAGACCATCCACTTTAAGAAGAAGCTGATGCAGTGTGTGTACTGTCTGAAAAACTTCAGAGACCGCACAGACCTGCA